Proteins found in one Quercus robur chromosome 2, dhQueRobu3.1, whole genome shotgun sequence genomic segment:
- the LOC126716081 gene encoding serine/threonine-protein phosphatase 7 long form homolog isoform X1: MARQGVTLMCYWNGRITSGPHGISYEGATPKPIRVNYGITYNELLDTVYGVSGFDKHQVKLKITCRYPACREYIPVPIDDDESIDIMFDVARQPGTNCMELYLERVPMPIENQVNVTVPAHANKQTPVEKVTRDAQVDSFLDPGPVDNTVLVLQNQHRSAAIWEGEDPGVLTCRQRLATMMREWQLDSRIRRFVIQSGFYGAYRIGFIQIDWPLITALVERWRQETHTFHFTVGESTVTLQDVALLLGLQINGHVVTGNGDLQWDDLCEELLGVRPDRSVLHGSALKLSWLRSRFHKPPPDADDLTLQRYARAYILGLIGGFLFTDKSGADVQLIFLPLLRDFSYIEQLSWGSAVLAYLYRELCRASKAGANEIAGPLILLQLWAWERLHIGRPERLGGRVRDPVVPDSEDVGNIALVVGDAATHEEQVPTDPLGCRWRAPVIRRDNPLRALIFYRDQLDQQTDDQMIWQPYTTERLALLPEVCVKDQHVWQTIAPLICFDVVEWHRPDRVLRQFGLHQGIPKPCDTEVKLHSIDRRGRHHYDWRSYHGRYIQLWEACEESIAVGESEEHPMHYHDPYMEWYRKITRRLITPLTQRPHMRFQPSSGTTHLLVQSLTAIHNQCTTILGAFTSDCAMRAMKDIQTMCIRVLQMIGETRHLETRPASCLPYTNNMEGSLRLTHEEVSPLPATTQTTTKAPSTRGRSRGKSKGRGRGRPHTNTAAVAAALSESFLPPVAAAPEAVSSHDDDSEGPSYLNQKEAAPPEKSIYVLEGEKVVEKAATVLSEAIHLLECEKEVETASPPPSEPTYLLEGEKEVETVAPPSSEPMHLLEYEKWVDTATTQPQDGPMEKLAELTEESRDLNRPQKKSKHV, translated from the exons ATGGCCAGACAGGGTGTTACACTAATGTGTTATTGGAATGGGAGGATTACAAGTGGACCACATGGAATTTCTTATGAAGGTGCTACACCAAAACCGATTAGAGTCAACTATGGGATTACATATAATGAGTTGCTGGATACAGTTTATGGGGTTAGCGGCTTTGACAAACACCAGGTTAAACTGAAGATCACTTGCAGGTATCCAGCATGTAGGGAATACATTCCTGTGCCAATAGATGATGACGAGTCTATTGATATCATGTTTGATGTGGCACGACAACCTGGAACGAACTGCATGGAGTTGTATTTGGAAAGAGTACCAATGCCCATTGAAAATCAAGTAAATGTCACTGTGCCGGCCCACGCCAATAAGCAA ACACCAGTAGAAAAAGTCACTCGTGATGCCCAAGTTGACAGCTTTCTGGATCCAGGACCAGTGGACAATACAGTGCTTGTGCTGCAAAACCAACATAGATCTGCAGCCATATGGGAAGGAGAG GATCCTGGTGTCCTGACATGTAGACAGAGGTTGGCTACAATGATGCGGGAATGGCAATTGGATTCACGTATTCGTCGGTTTGTCATCCAGTCTGGCTTTTATGGGGCATACAGGATTGGATTTATACAGATTGATTGGCCCCTAATCACTGCATTGGTTGAGAGATGGCGACAGGAAACTCACACTTTCCATTTTACTGTGGGTGAGAGTACTGTCACTCTGCAGGATGTAGCATTGCTTCTAGGTCTTCAAATAAATGGTCATGTGGTGACTGGTAATGGTGATCTCCAATGGGATGATCTCTGCGAGGAGCTCTTAGGGGTCAGACCAGATCGTAGTGTTCTTCATGGTTCAGCACTTAAGCTTAGTTGGTTACGATCTCGTTTCCATAAGCCTCCACCAGATGCTGATGATCTAACGTTGCAGCGTTATGCTAGGGCATATATCTTAGGTTTGATAGGTGGTTTTCTCTTCACAGATAAATCTGGAGCAGATGTCCAGTTGATATTCTTGCCTCTGTTGAGGGATTTTTCATATATTGAACAATTGAGTTGGGGCAGTGCTGTACTGGCATACTTATATCGTGAACTTTGTCGAGCTAGTAAAGCAGGGGCTAATGAGATTGCTGGCCCTCTTATATTACTGCAG TTATGGGCATGGGAGCGATTACATATTGGTCGTCCTGAGAGACTTGGTGGCCGAGTGCGGGATCCAGTTGTACCAGATAGTGAGGATGTAGGGAACATTGCACTAGTTGTAGGGGATGCAGCAACACATGAAGAGCAAGTGCCTACAGATCCATTAGGATGCAG GTGGAGGGCTCCTGTAATTCGTAGAGACAATCCTCTTAGAGCATTAATATTTTACAGGGACCAACTTGATCAACAGACAGATGATCAG ATGATATGGCAGCCATACACTACTGAGCGACTTGCTTTACTACCAGAGGTATGTGTAAAAGACCAGCATGTGTGGCAAACAATTGCTCCACTAATCTGCTTTGATGTTGTCGAGTGGCATCGTCCTGATCGAGTTCTGCGACAATTTGGTCTCCATCAAGGAATTCCTAAACCTTGTGATACAGAGGTGAAACTCCATTCAATCGACAGACGAGGAAGACATCACTATGATTGGCGATCATATCATGGACGATATATACAGTTGTGGGAGGCTTGTGAAGAGAGTATTGCAGTGGGTGAGTCAGAGGAGCACCCAATGCATTATCATGATCCATACATGGAGTGGTATCGTAAAATCACACGTCGTTTGATTACTCCTCTCACTCAAAGACCACATATGCGATTTCAGCCTTCAAGTGGGACAACACATCTGCTA GTCCAGAGCTTGACTGCAATCCATAACCAATGCACTACAATACTTGGTGCTTTCACTAGTGACTGTGCAATGCGAGCAATGAAAGATATCCAAACCATGTGCATCCGTGTCTTACAGATGATTGGAGAGACCCGGCACCTTGAAACAAGACCAGCATCTTGTCTTCCATATACAAATAATATGGAGGGCTCATTACGCCTCACCCATGAGGAGGTGTCACCTCTACCAGCAACAACACAAACCACAACTAAGGCTCCATCAACAAGAGGACGAAGCAGAGGCAAAAGTAAAGGTAGAGGACGAGGCAGACCACACACAAACACAGCTGCAGTTGCAGCAGCTTTGTCAGAGTCATTTTTACCACCAGTAGCAGCAGCACCAGAAGCTGTTTCATCACATGATGATGATTCAGAAGGACCATCATACCTGAATCAAAAGGAGGCAGCACCACCAGAAAAGTCAATTTATGTGTTGGAGGGCGAGAAAGTGGTAGAGAAAGCAGCAACAGTACTATCAGAAGCAATACACCTGCTAGAGTGTGAGAAAGAGGTAGAAACAGCATCACCGCCACCATCAGAACCAACATACCTTCTAGAGGGTGAGAAAGAGGTAGAAACAGTAGCACCACCATCCTCAGAGCCAATGCACCTATTAGAGTATGAGAAATGGGTGGATACAGCCACAACTCAACCACAAGATGGCCCTATGGAGAAGTTGGCAGAACTTACTGAGGAGTCTAGAGATTTGAACAGACCACAAAAGAAGTCCAAGCACGTCTAA
- the LOC126716081 gene encoding serine/threonine-protein phosphatase 7 long form homolog isoform X2, protein MFDVARQPGTNCMELYLERVPMPIENQVNVTVPAHANKQTPVEKVTRDAQVDSFLDPGPVDNTVLVLQNQHRSAAIWEGEDPGVLTCRQRLATMMREWQLDSRIRRFVIQSGFYGAYRIGFIQIDWPLITALVERWRQETHTFHFTVGESTVTLQDVALLLGLQINGHVVTGNGDLQWDDLCEELLGVRPDRSVLHGSALKLSWLRSRFHKPPPDADDLTLQRYARAYILGLIGGFLFTDKSGADVQLIFLPLLRDFSYIEQLSWGSAVLAYLYRELCRASKAGANEIAGPLILLQLWAWERLHIGRPERLGGRVRDPVVPDSEDVGNIALVVGDAATHEEQVPTDPLGCRWRAPVIRRDNPLRALIFYRDQLDQQTDDQMIWQPYTTERLALLPEVCVKDQHVWQTIAPLICFDVVEWHRPDRVLRQFGLHQGIPKPCDTEVKLHSIDRRGRHHYDWRSYHGRYIQLWEACEESIAVGESEEHPMHYHDPYMEWYRKITRRLITPLTQRPHMRFQPSSGTTHLLVQSLTAIHNQCTTILGAFTSDCAMRAMKDIQTMCIRVLQMIGETRHLETRPASCLPYTNNMEGSLRLTHEEVSPLPATTQTTTKAPSTRGRSRGKSKGRGRGRPHTNTAAVAAALSESFLPPVAAAPEAVSSHDDDSEGPSYLNQKEAAPPEKSIYVLEGEKVVEKAATVLSEAIHLLECEKEVETASPPPSEPTYLLEGEKEVETVAPPSSEPMHLLEYEKWVDTATTQPQDGPMEKLAELTEESRDLNRPQKKSKHV, encoded by the exons ATGTTTGATGTGGCACGACAACCTGGAACGAACTGCATGGAGTTGTATTTGGAAAGAGTACCAATGCCCATTGAAAATCAAGTAAATGTCACTGTGCCGGCCCACGCCAATAAGCAA ACACCAGTAGAAAAAGTCACTCGTGATGCCCAAGTTGACAGCTTTCTGGATCCAGGACCAGTGGACAATACAGTGCTTGTGCTGCAAAACCAACATAGATCTGCAGCCATATGGGAAGGAGAG GATCCTGGTGTCCTGACATGTAGACAGAGGTTGGCTACAATGATGCGGGAATGGCAATTGGATTCACGTATTCGTCGGTTTGTCATCCAGTCTGGCTTTTATGGGGCATACAGGATTGGATTTATACAGATTGATTGGCCCCTAATCACTGCATTGGTTGAGAGATGGCGACAGGAAACTCACACTTTCCATTTTACTGTGGGTGAGAGTACTGTCACTCTGCAGGATGTAGCATTGCTTCTAGGTCTTCAAATAAATGGTCATGTGGTGACTGGTAATGGTGATCTCCAATGGGATGATCTCTGCGAGGAGCTCTTAGGGGTCAGACCAGATCGTAGTGTTCTTCATGGTTCAGCACTTAAGCTTAGTTGGTTACGATCTCGTTTCCATAAGCCTCCACCAGATGCTGATGATCTAACGTTGCAGCGTTATGCTAGGGCATATATCTTAGGTTTGATAGGTGGTTTTCTCTTCACAGATAAATCTGGAGCAGATGTCCAGTTGATATTCTTGCCTCTGTTGAGGGATTTTTCATATATTGAACAATTGAGTTGGGGCAGTGCTGTACTGGCATACTTATATCGTGAACTTTGTCGAGCTAGTAAAGCAGGGGCTAATGAGATTGCTGGCCCTCTTATATTACTGCAG TTATGGGCATGGGAGCGATTACATATTGGTCGTCCTGAGAGACTTGGTGGCCGAGTGCGGGATCCAGTTGTACCAGATAGTGAGGATGTAGGGAACATTGCACTAGTTGTAGGGGATGCAGCAACACATGAAGAGCAAGTGCCTACAGATCCATTAGGATGCAG GTGGAGGGCTCCTGTAATTCGTAGAGACAATCCTCTTAGAGCATTAATATTTTACAGGGACCAACTTGATCAACAGACAGATGATCAG ATGATATGGCAGCCATACACTACTGAGCGACTTGCTTTACTACCAGAGGTATGTGTAAAAGACCAGCATGTGTGGCAAACAATTGCTCCACTAATCTGCTTTGATGTTGTCGAGTGGCATCGTCCTGATCGAGTTCTGCGACAATTTGGTCTCCATCAAGGAATTCCTAAACCTTGTGATACAGAGGTGAAACTCCATTCAATCGACAGACGAGGAAGACATCACTATGATTGGCGATCATATCATGGACGATATATACAGTTGTGGGAGGCTTGTGAAGAGAGTATTGCAGTGGGTGAGTCAGAGGAGCACCCAATGCATTATCATGATCCATACATGGAGTGGTATCGTAAAATCACACGTCGTTTGATTACTCCTCTCACTCAAAGACCACATATGCGATTTCAGCCTTCAAGTGGGACAACACATCTGCTA GTCCAGAGCTTGACTGCAATCCATAACCAATGCACTACAATACTTGGTGCTTTCACTAGTGACTGTGCAATGCGAGCAATGAAAGATATCCAAACCATGTGCATCCGTGTCTTACAGATGATTGGAGAGACCCGGCACCTTGAAACAAGACCAGCATCTTGTCTTCCATATACAAATAATATGGAGGGCTCATTACGCCTCACCCATGAGGAGGTGTCACCTCTACCAGCAACAACACAAACCACAACTAAGGCTCCATCAACAAGAGGACGAAGCAGAGGCAAAAGTAAAGGTAGAGGACGAGGCAGACCACACACAAACACAGCTGCAGTTGCAGCAGCTTTGTCAGAGTCATTTTTACCACCAGTAGCAGCAGCACCAGAAGCTGTTTCATCACATGATGATGATTCAGAAGGACCATCATACCTGAATCAAAAGGAGGCAGCACCACCAGAAAAGTCAATTTATGTGTTGGAGGGCGAGAAAGTGGTAGAGAAAGCAGCAACAGTACTATCAGAAGCAATACACCTGCTAGAGTGTGAGAAAGAGGTAGAAACAGCATCACCGCCACCATCAGAACCAACATACCTTCTAGAGGGTGAGAAAGAGGTAGAAACAGTAGCACCACCATCCTCAGAGCCAATGCACCTATTAGAGTATGAGAAATGGGTGGATACAGCCACAACTCAACCACAAGATGGCCCTATGGAGAAGTTGGCAGAACTTACTGAGGAGTCTAGAGATTTGAACAGACCACAAAAGAAGTCCAAGCACGTCTAA